One Bombus pyrosoma isolate SC7728 linkage group LG7, ASM1482585v1, whole genome shotgun sequence genomic window carries:
- the LOC122569500 gene encoding signal peptidase complex subunit 1-like: protein MSAWIQYIKSIPTHIDYDGQARAEKLSRVIITLFGVVGLIWGYVIQQFSQTMYILGAGFVLAVLITVPPWPMYRRKPLDWQKPQSEVTVKQKKKK, encoded by the exons ATGAGTGCATGGATACAATATATCAAATCCATCCCGACGCACATA gACTATGATGGCCAGGCGCGAGCAGAAAAATTATCAAGAGTCATTATAACACTGTTCGGG GTGGTTGGATTAATTTGGGGATATGTTATTCAGCAATTTTCACAAACAATGTACATATTAGGAGCAGGATTTGTACTGGCAGTTTTAATTACAGTTCCACCGTGGCCTATGTACCGCCGTAAACCTTTAGACTGGCAAAAACCACAATCTGAAGTTACAGTtaagcaaaaaaagaagaaatag